From the Francisella frigiditurris genome, one window contains:
- a CDS encoding YfhL family 4Fe-4S dicluster ferredoxin translates to MALLITDDCINCDICEPECPNQAISQGEEYYEIDPDKCTECVGHFSVSQCTKVCPIRCIIVDPDYIETKEDLMSKYKKLTSN, encoded by the coding sequence ATGGCTTTATTAATAACAGATGATTGCATAAATTGTGATATTTGTGAGCCTGAATGTCCTAATCAAGCAATTTCACAAGGTGAAGAATATTATGAAATTGATCCTGATAAGTGTACTGAGTGTGTAGGGCATTTCTCTGTATCTCAATGTACAAAAGTTTGTCCAATTAGGTGTATAATTGTTGATCCTGATTATATTGAGACAAAAGAAGATTTAATGTCAAAATATAAAAAGCTTACTTCAAATTAA
- a CDS encoding aminotransferase class V-fold PLP-dependent enzyme, whose translation MYDVAKVRKDFPFLSQTINDKPVIFFDTGASAQKPKAVIDAIADAYAFSYANVHRGVYFLSQEASGKYERVRGLVKEFINAPREEEIVLTKGTTDSINILASSLGEWYLTKGDEIIVTEMEHHANFVPWQMLCYKNELEFKVAKVKDNGDLDIEQLLSLVTNKTKVLAITQCSNVLGTINPIKEIVKEVKKINPEILVVVDGAQAIIHQSVNVQDLGCDFFVFSGHKLYGATGAGALYGRYELLDQMPPARYGGDMVDMVSIEKTTFAKAPLKFEAGTPDIIGTIGLGEAIKYINSIGMKNIEEHEQKLLKYATELLKEIEGLKIIGESEHKAGVITFIVDGCHASDIGELLAIKGICVRTGQHCAHPLMQRFGLTSTVRMSFGMYNTFDEIDTFVIALKRVIKQLK comes from the coding sequence ATGTATGATGTTGCAAAAGTAAGAAAAGATTTTCCTTTTCTTAGTCAAACAATAAATGATAAGCCCGTTATCTTTTTTGATACTGGAGCTTCTGCACAAAAGCCTAAGGCTGTTATTGACGCTATAGCTGACGCCTATGCTTTTAGCTATGCTAATGTCCATAGAGGCGTATATTTTCTAAGCCAAGAAGCAAGTGGCAAGTATGAAAGAGTCAGAGGATTAGTTAAAGAATTTATTAACGCACCTAGAGAAGAAGAGATTGTTTTAACAAAAGGAACTACTGATTCAATAAATATATTAGCTTCTTCACTAGGGGAATGGTATTTAACCAAAGGCGATGAAATTATTGTTACTGAGATGGAGCATCATGCAAACTTTGTACCATGGCAAATGTTGTGTTACAAAAATGAGCTAGAATTTAAAGTTGCAAAAGTAAAAGATAATGGTGATTTAGATATAGAACAACTTCTATCTTTGGTCACCAATAAAACGAAGGTTTTAGCTATCACACAGTGTTCGAATGTATTAGGAACTATTAATCCAATAAAAGAGATTGTTAAAGAAGTTAAGAAAATTAATCCAGAAATTTTAGTTGTTGTTGATGGTGCGCAAGCTATAATACATCAATCTGTGAATGTGCAAGATTTAGGTTGTGATTTTTTTGTTTTCTCAGGACATAAGCTATATGGAGCTACTGGAGCAGGAGCTTTATATGGTAGATATGAGCTTTTAGATCAGATGCCCCCAGCTAGATATGGTGGTGATATGGTTGATATGGTTAGCATTGAAAAAACTACTTTTGCTAAGGCGCCACTTAAGTTTGAAGCAGGAACACCAGATATAATAGGTACTATTGGGCTTGGGGAAGCGATTAAGTATATAAATTCCATAGGGATGAAAAATATAGAAGAGCATGAGCAAAAGCTTCTGAAATATGCGACTGAGTTATTAAAAGAGATTGAAGGCTTAAAAATCATTGGTGAGTCTGAACACAAAGCTGGTGTGATCACTTTTATTGTTGATGGTTGTCATGCTAGTGATATAGGCGAATTATTAGCTATTAAAGGCATTTGCGTTAGGACTGGGCAACATTGTGCACATCCGCTTATGCAAAGATTTGGTTTAACTTCTACAGTTAGAATGTCTTTTGGAATGTATAATACTTTTGATGAGATTGATACATTTGTGATAGCTTTAAAAAGAGTGATAAAACAATTAAAATAA
- a CDS encoding L-serine ammonia-lyase, with product MESTFELFSIGVGPSSSHTIGPMRAGCDFVSINENFLKDTTRIKIDLYGSLALTGKGHKTDYASILGIMGFLPESIDIELAKKLYEECLINKKINIKNQYILDFDYDRDLEFHFKEFLPEHANGMRFSLFNNDELLTSKEYFSIGGGFIVDKKQIKKDEIPTEITCNKPYRFATMKELAKLCESTNKSIAQLMFDNEIAVFGQEVAIEKLNAIWNVMELSIEKGLTSKEAILPGGLKVRRRAPSLYKKLRDSNIEITDFNYLNAYAIAVNEQNACGERVVTAPTNGAAGVIPAVLKYYLEVNNITDESKRLKVIKEYLFTCAAVGILYKTGASISAAEVGCQGEVGVACSMAAAGYCVLLGGDVNSIESAAEIAMEHNLGLTCDPIGGLVQIPCIERNAMGAVQAINAAKLAHLDSGEKHFVGLDYAIKVMFETGLDMNTKYKETSLGGLAVNVPIC from the coding sequence ATGGAAAGCACTTTTGAACTTTTTTCAATAGGCGTAGGTCCATCATCTTCTCATACAATTGGTCCAATGAGAGCAGGTTGTGATTTTGTTTCTATAAATGAAAATTTTCTAAAGGATACTACTAGAATAAAAATTGATTTATATGGCTCTCTTGCTTTAACTGGTAAGGGCCATAAAACTGATTATGCTTCTATTTTAGGGATTATGGGTTTTCTGCCAGAATCGATTGATATTGAGCTGGCTAAAAAGTTATATGAGGAGTGTCTCATAAATAAAAAAATCAATATAAAAAATCAATATATATTAGATTTTGATTATGATAGGGATTTGGAGTTTCACTTTAAAGAGTTCTTACCTGAACATGCGAATGGCATGAGATTTTCTCTTTTTAATAATGATGAACTTCTCACATCAAAAGAATATTTTTCTATAGGTGGTGGTTTTATCGTTGATAAAAAGCAAATAAAGAAAGATGAAATTCCTACAGAAATAACTTGTAATAAGCCATATCGTTTTGCAACCATGAAGGAATTAGCTAAACTTTGTGAGTCAACTAATAAGAGTATTGCTCAATTAATGTTTGATAATGAAATAGCAGTTTTTGGTCAAGAGGTTGCTATAGAAAAGCTAAATGCTATTTGGAATGTGATGGAGCTTTCTATAGAGAAAGGTCTAACCTCTAAAGAAGCAATTCTACCTGGAGGATTAAAAGTAAGAAGACGAGCTCCAAGTTTATATAAAAAACTTAGAGATTCAAATATTGAAATAACAGACTTTAATTATCTAAATGCTTATGCAATAGCTGTAAATGAGCAAAATGCTTGTGGTGAAAGAGTTGTTACTGCACCAACAAATGGTGCTGCTGGAGTGATACCAGCTGTTTTGAAGTATTATTTAGAAGTTAATAATATCACTGATGAGTCAAAGAGGCTGAAAGTAATTAAAGAGTATTTATTTACTTGTGCAGCAGTAGGTATTTTATATAAAACTGGTGCTTCAATTTCCGCAGCTGAGGTTGGATGTCAAGGAGAAGTTGGAGTTGCTTGCTCCATGGCAGCGGCAGGATACTGTGTTTTGCTTGGCGGTGATGTTAATTCCATCGAATCAGCAGCTGAAATAGCTATGGAACATAATCTTGGACTTACTTGTGATCCTATTGGTGGATTGGTGCAAATACCTTGTATAGAAAGAAATGCAATGGGAGCTGTTCAGGCCATAAATGCTGCAAAACTTGCTCATCTAGATAGTGGAGAAAAACATTTTGTTGGTTTAGATTATGCTATTAAGGTTATGTTTGAGACAGGTTTAGACATGAATACTAAGTATAAAGAAACCTCTCTAGGCGGCTTAGCTGTCAATGTTCCTATTTGTTAA
- the pheA gene encoding prephenate dehydratase, translating into MIKISFQGEHGAYSEQAIISFFKSQGIDNIETKPCLSFYDAIEEVIKGGADFVMLPVENSLAGSVIPAYDELIKSNLKIKSEIVLRVEHCLMGLKDSNLSKIEGVISHPQALSQCSNSLKKMGLSPQVFGDTAGAAKYISERKKKNLLAIASKLAAETYNLEIIQSQFEDESFNFTRFFLMGYLNLDKINSSNKYKTSIIFSVEDKANALVEILNIFGKYKVNLTKIESRPSRDRAWDYLFFIDFEGSEDDENVQKALLETLKNSTFLKVLGSYQSNQY; encoded by the coding sequence ATGATAAAAATTTCTTTTCAAGGTGAACATGGAGCTTATTCTGAGCAGGCTATAATAAGTTTTTTCAAATCTCAAGGCATAGATAATATTGAAACAAAACCGTGTTTATCTTTTTATGATGCAATAGAAGAGGTTATTAAAGGTGGCGCTGACTTTGTAATGTTACCAGTTGAAAACTCTCTAGCAGGATCAGTTATTCCAGCATATGATGAACTGATAAAAAGTAATCTTAAAATAAAATCTGAAATTGTGTTAAGAGTAGAACATTGTTTAATGGGCTTGAAAGATAGTAATCTTTCAAAGATTGAAGGTGTAATATCTCATCCTCAAGCATTGTCACAATGCTCAAACAGCCTTAAAAAAATGGGATTATCTCCACAAGTGTTCGGTGACACAGCAGGTGCGGCCAAATATATTTCAGAGAGAAAGAAAAAGAATCTTCTAGCTATAGCTAGTAAGCTAGCAGCAGAAACTTATAATTTAGAGATTATACAAAGTCAATTTGAGGATGAAAGTTTTAATTTTACAAGATTTTTCCTAATGGGATACTTAAATTTAGATAAAATAAATAGTTCAAATAAGTATAAAACATCAATTATATTTTCAGTTGAAGATAAGGCAAATGCACTTGTTGAGATATTAAATATTTTTGGTAAATATAAAGTCAATTTAACGAAAATTGAATCTAGGCCTTCACGTGATAGAGCATGGGATTATTTATTTTTTATTGATTTTGAAGGAAGTGAGGATGATGAGAATGTCCAAAAAGCTTTATTAGAAACTCTAAAAAATAGCACTTTTTTAAAAGTTCTTGGGTCTTATCAGTCAAATCAATATTAG
- a CDS encoding OmpA family protein: MKLRSIAIATSLLLGTTSFSFADNIMDAFGSTWGSVTNSDNTWGPQDRTGQWYLGVQANGFANNFNNKAGASGGWNGIVGYNINKYLGVQYNQFATYGGMFGGLGEGVINFSNSTMVTPYAAGGAGWANLAGQATGAWDVGGGLKFELSRNVQLTADYRYIQTMAPNAVAGGGQQPGARAGTNMIGGGITWLFGGEDNKVNTSNIKDNGATTAAETTGAAALPTIDEGKYNLPEGIKQCEGNFNLTKDGVACYTVDGDDVTVYLDTKFAYDSADLNAKGKAAIASFVKFVNSYDITKVTVKGYASQGKTGPLYEKYNKDLSEKRAAAVSNYMKQLGLDDTKIDTKGFGYEFPLVPNTNSENKGYNQRAQASVSAPLKEEASN; encoded by the coding sequence ATGAAATTAAGAAGTATTGCTATTGCTACATCTTTGTTGTTAGGTACAACTAGTTTTTCTTTTGCTGATAATATAATGGATGCATTTGGAAGCACTTGGGGAAGCGTAACTAACAGTGATAACACTTGGGGTCCTCAAGATAGAACAGGACAATGGTACTTAGGTGTACAAGCTAATGGTTTTGCTAATAATTTCAATAACAAAGCTGGTGCCTCTGGTGGTTGGAACGGTATAGTTGGTTATAACATCAACAAATATTTAGGTGTTCAATATAATCAGTTCGCTACTTACGGTGGTATGTTCGGTGGCTTAGGTGAAGGTGTTATTAACTTTAGTAATAGCACAATGGTTACTCCATATGCTGCTGGTGGTGCTGGTTGGGCTAACTTAGCAGGTCAAGCTACAGGTGCTTGGGATGTTGGTGGAGGTCTTAAATTTGAGCTTTCTAGAAACGTTCAATTAACTGCTGACTATAGATATATTCAAACAATGGCTCCTAATGCTGTTGCTGGTGGTGGTCAACAACCAGGTGCAAGAGCTGGTACTAACATGATAGGTGGTGGTATTACTTGGTTATTTGGTGGAGAAGACAATAAAGTTAATACATCTAATATTAAAGATAATGGCGCTACAACTGCTGCTGAAACTACTGGTGCGGCTGCTTTACCAACTATAGATGAAGGTAAATACAATCTTCCTGAAGGTATCAAGCAGTGTGAAGGTAATTTCAACTTAACTAAAGATGGTGTTGCTTGCTATACAGTTGATGGTGATGATGTTACTGTATATTTAGATACTAAGTTTGCTTATGATAGCGCTGATTTAAATGCTAAAGGTAAAGCTGCAATAGCTAGCTTTGTTAAATTTGTAAATAGTTATGATATAACTAAAGTAACAGTTAAAGGTTATGCTTCTCAAGGTAAAACGGGTCCTCTTTATGAGAAATATAATAAAGACCTTTCTGAGAAAAGAGCAGCAGCTGTTTCTAACTATATGAAGCAACTAGGTCTTGATGATACTAAGATCGATACAAAAGGTTTCGGTTATGAGTTTCCATTAGTTCCTAATACAAACTCTGAGAACAAAGGTTACAATCAAAGAGCTCAAGCAAGTGTTTCAGCTCCTTTAAAAGAAGAAGCTTCTAACTAA
- a CDS encoding M48 family metallopeptidase: MFDNIEITYKRVKNLKISVKASGVNVIAPIGISQTKILDILKEKAKWIEKQQNRISLNNKFDYSQITFSNMDEVYFLGERYSVQIIDSVNNLILEKGDVLEFYLNSSVINNIKFKQKLFHEFIFDRADIILNNLVAKYLKITGQEIERVSIKKMRTRWGSCNHVKRTINLNVDLILRNIKSVEYVVLHEIAHLTHPNHSKEFYKYIEQYMPDWKARERAIK, encoded by the coding sequence ATGTTTGATAATATAGAAATAACTTATAAAAGAGTCAAAAATTTAAAAATATCTGTAAAAGCTTCAGGTGTAAATGTTATAGCTCCAATAGGTATTTCTCAAACGAAAATCTTAGATATATTAAAAGAGAAAGCTAAATGGATAGAAAAACAGCAAAATAGAATTAGTTTAAATAACAAGTTTGACTATTCTCAAATAACATTCTCTAATATGGATGAAGTATATTTTCTTGGTGAAAGATATAGTGTTCAGATAATAGATTCAGTAAATAATCTAATTTTAGAGAAAGGTGATGTTTTAGAATTCTACCTAAATAGTAGTGTTATAAATAATATTAAATTTAAACAAAAGTTATTTCATGAATTTATCTTTGATAGAGCTGATATTATTTTAAATAATTTAGTAGCAAAATATTTAAAAATTACTGGTCAAGAAATAGAGCGAGTATCGATAAAAAAGATGAGAACACGTTGGGGTTCTTGTAATCATGTAAAGCGAACTATTAATTTAAATGTTGACTTAATTTTAAGAAATATAAAGTCCGTTGAGTATGTGGTTTTGCATGAGATCGCTCATTTAACTCATCCAAATCATAGTAAAGAATTTTATAAATATATAGAGCAATATATGCCTGATTGGAAGGCTAGAGAACGCGCTATTAAATAA
- a CDS encoding bifunctional metallophosphatase/5'-nucleotidase, with protein MKKIFFVIALCFSSSIVFAYDDMTVLSLNDFHGQMQPNGNMVGAAKIATFIQDYKKTHPNLIVVSAGDNYQGTAISNISHGKVVNEFFNYIDLKFSAVGNHEFDYGQEWFKVWSNNDFEYLASNIFYEGTEKSLDYTQPYGYQTFDNGKTIYFIGLATLETPETTAEKNISNLEFTNPVESSNKWIEYINNYQKNGLLKPDAIVLLTHIPTEQDASGKIFYLSPRKELNNETEIDYVTKNVKGVSALISGHSHKLVNGFLNGEAIIQGASQGKDIGVLHYDCHTKKDLCTVTPEVINLALATENLKNDLKVLEIIDKYYNQTKEKLNEVIATSAEALSNEPADNGFYNIQLTYLIAKIMKESTNSDIALQNTYGVRRSLPAGQITYGMIYEALPFDNMVVTLKLKGSDVRKIVEHSLPKGKEELGVIAGTQVFLSSNGDIQKILIDGKSIEDDCIYKVATVDFLATGGDGFDFSNMKDYKDTGEPSRYFVMSYWKQNGVHLPGSWKNITITK; from the coding sequence ATGAAGAAAATATTTTTTGTTATAGCTTTGTGTTTTAGTTCATCTATAGTATTTGCTTATGATGATATGACAGTATTATCATTGAATGATTTTCATGGACAAATGCAACCTAATGGTAATATGGTCGGAGCAGCAAAAATCGCTACTTTTATCCAAGACTATAAAAAAACTCATCCAAATCTAATAGTGGTATCGGCAGGAGATAATTATCAAGGAACAGCTATTTCAAATATATCTCATGGAAAAGTAGTAAATGAGTTTTTTAATTATATTGATTTGAAATTTTCTGCAGTAGGTAATCATGAGTTTGACTATGGTCAGGAGTGGTTTAAAGTTTGGTCGAATAATGATTTTGAATATTTAGCTTCAAATATATTTTATGAAGGAACAGAAAAGTCGCTTGATTATACACAACCTTATGGATATCAAACATTTGATAATGGTAAGACTATATATTTTATAGGCCTGGCTACTTTAGAGACTCCAGAAACAACAGCAGAAAAAAATATAAGTAATCTTGAATTCACTAATCCAGTAGAAAGTTCTAATAAGTGGATTGAATATATTAATAATTATCAAAAAAATGGTTTACTAAAGCCAGATGCTATAGTTCTTTTAACGCATATTCCTACAGAGCAAGATGCAAGTGGAAAAATTTTCTATTTATCTCCGAGAAAAGAGCTTAATAATGAAACAGAAATAGATTATGTAACTAAAAATGTAAAAGGAGTTTCGGCATTAATTTCTGGACATAGTCATAAACTTGTAAATGGGTTTCTCAATGGAGAGGCTATTATACAAGGAGCTAGCCAAGGTAAGGATATTGGAGTTTTACACTATGATTGTCATACTAAGAAAGATTTATGCACAGTTACACCTGAGGTTATTAATTTAGCATTAGCAACAGAAAATCTAAAAAATGATCTAAAAGTTTTAGAGATTATTGATAAATATTATAATCAGACGAAAGAGAAGCTTAATGAGGTTATTGCAACATCAGCAGAAGCGTTATCAAATGAGCCAGCAGATAATGGATTTTATAACATTCAACTTACATATTTGATAGCTAAGATTATGAAAGAATCTACTAATAGTGATATAGCTTTGCAAAATACATATGGTGTTAGAAGGTCTCTACCAGCAGGTCAAATTACATATGGAATGATTTATGAAGCTCTACCTTTTGATAATATGGTAGTGACTCTAAAATTAAAAGGTAGTGATGTTAGAAAAATAGTGGAGCATAGTCTTCCTAAAGGCAAGGAAGAGCTTGGTGTAATTGCGGGAACTCAAGTATTTCTTAGTTCTAATGGAGATATCCAGAAGATTCTTATAGATGGCAAATCTATAGAAGATGATTGCATATATAAAGTAGCAACAGTTGATTTCTTAGCAACAGGTGGCGATGGTTTTGATTTTTCAAATATGAAAGATTATAAGGATACTGGAGAACCATCTAGGTATTTTGTTATGAGCTATTGGAAACAAAATGGTGTGCATTTACCAGGAAGTTGGAAAAATATAACTATTACGAAGTAA
- a CDS encoding APC family permease, translated as MERRSLSTFSLVAMGVGAIMGSGWMFAAQYTSQTAGPASFFSWIIGALLMLFIALVFAEVCTIVPVEGSTSRIPHITHGTLTSYIFAWITWISYLVLAPIEVQAVIQYLAVFYPDLINASKEGALSVVGFPVATIMLLGFCIINFYSLKWLAKINNVITLFKVLVPVFISIVFIVFCFTLPALKDLKAEPIEMIPFGFDGVLAAVSVGGIAYAFTGFKTIVELAGSTKNPRKSIPFATIGAILICLVVFLFLQFAYLLVMSKYVHGNNWDTITISGEATSSFGPFAVMAQHFGEKWVMYPLYFGAIVFPLMAGLIYFSIAQKSLGAMVANGYLPNILGKLTPITKKPVYAIGFNFLIALVMFAPFPGWQEMATFLTSLIALTYVTGSTSTMALRHHLPDIHRPFRLKFAYLICTLGIFAASLVFLWSGWVIISKAGVALIIAIVMLGAYRIFRHDKSEDIHWNFRESIWFWFYIVAVTLVSYFSTFGGTGLLNFYYSTLALLVISFITITIAKYLCLPGDEMLEGIKQAISNDNYV; from the coding sequence GTGGAAAGAAGAAGTCTTTCAACCTTTAGTTTAGTGGCTATGGGAGTTGGTGCGATTATGGGATCTGGGTGGATGTTCGCAGCTCAATATACATCTCAAACAGCAGGGCCTGCTTCTTTCTTTTCTTGGATAATTGGTGCTTTATTAATGCTGTTTATAGCTTTGGTTTTTGCCGAAGTTTGTACAATAGTGCCAGTTGAAGGATCGACTTCTAGAATACCTCATATTACACATGGTACGCTTACTAGCTATATTTTTGCATGGATTACTTGGATATCTTATTTAGTATTAGCACCTATTGAAGTACAGGCAGTAATTCAATATTTAGCAGTTTTTTATCCTGATTTAATTAATGCTTCAAAAGAAGGGGCGCTATCTGTAGTTGGTTTCCCTGTTGCAACAATAATGCTTTTGGGCTTTTGTATTATTAATTTCTATTCACTTAAATGGTTAGCTAAAATAAATAATGTTATTACATTATTTAAAGTACTAGTTCCAGTTTTTATATCTATAGTTTTTATAGTTTTTTGTTTTACACTTCCAGCGTTAAAAGATCTTAAAGCAGAGCCAATAGAGATGATACCATTTGGTTTTGACGGTGTTTTGGCAGCTGTTTCTGTTGGAGGTATTGCATACGCTTTTACGGGATTTAAAACTATAGTTGAGTTAGCAGGAAGTACTAAGAACCCTAGAAAATCTATACCTTTTGCAACTATTGGAGCTATATTAATTTGTCTAGTAGTTTTTTTGTTTTTACAGTTTGCATATTTGTTGGTAATGTCTAAATATGTTCATGGGAATAATTGGGATACTATAACAATATCTGGTGAAGCAACTTCAAGCTTTGGACCGTTTGCTGTAATGGCCCAGCATTTTGGAGAGAAGTGGGTTATGTATCCTTTGTATTTTGGAGCTATAGTATTTCCACTTATGGCTGGTTTGATATATTTCAGTATTGCTCAAAAATCTTTAGGAGCAATGGTTGCTAATGGCTACTTGCCTAATATATTAGGTAAACTAACTCCAATTACTAAAAAGCCAGTGTATGCTATAGGTTTTAACTTTCTGATTGCTTTAGTAATGTTTGCACCATTTCCAGGGTGGCAAGAAATGGCAACTTTTTTAACCTCTCTTATTGCCTTAACATATGTTACTGGATCGACATCTACAATGGCATTAAGACATCATCTACCTGATATACATAGGCCTTTTAGACTTAAATTTGCTTATTTAATATGTACTTTAGGTATATTTGCTGCAAGTTTGGTATTTTTGTGGAGTGGTTGGGTTATAATATCTAAAGCAGGTGTTGCATTAATTATTGCTATAGTAATGTTAGGAGCATATAGAATATTTAGACATGATAAATCAGAAGATATCCATTGGAATTTTAGAGAGTCTATATGGTTCTGGTTTTATATTGTAGCTGTTACATTAGTATCATATTTCAGTACATTTGGTGGGACGGGACTACTTAATTTTTATTATTCAACATTAGCTTTATTGGTAATAAGTTTTATAACGATAACCATAGCTAAATATCTTTGTTTACCAGGAGATGAAATGCTTGAAGGTATAAAGCAAGCTATATCTAATGATAATTACGTATAA
- the coaD gene encoding pantetheine-phosphate adenylyltransferase, with product MKQKIAIYPGTFDPITNGHFDLIKRGLCIFDKIVVAISTGYGKNTLFDLEDRKKLVETVFKNESRVEVISFTGLLVDTAKKHNVCAILRGLRAVSDFDYEYQMSSINSKLDDSIQTVFLTPSESFSCISSTMVRAVAIHDYTRLKEFVPECVYDELKNKVQRG from the coding sequence ATGAAGCAAAAAATAGCAATCTATCCTGGAACTTTCGATCCTATTACAAATGGACATTTTGATTTAATCAAAAGAGGTTTGTGTATTTTTGACAAGATCGTTGTAGCTATATCTACAGGTTATGGAAAAAATACTTTATTTGACTTAGAGGATAGAAAGAAACTAGTAGAAACTGTTTTTAAAAATGAAAGTAGAGTTGAAGTTATAAGTTTTACAGGACTTTTGGTAGATACTGCAAAAAAGCATAATGTTTGTGCAATTTTGAGAGGGTTAAGAGCTGTTTCTGATTTCGATTATGAATATCAGATGTCTAGTATAAATAGTAAATTAGATGACTCTATACAGACGGTCTTTTTAACTCCTAGTGAGAGTTTCTCTTGTATTTCTTCTACGATGGTTAGAGCTGTAGCAATTCATGATTATACTAGGCTCAAAGAATTTGTTCCTGAATGTGTATATGATGAGCTGAAAAATAAAGTGCAAAGAGGATAG
- the sufT gene encoding putative Fe-S cluster assembly protein SufT gives MKPTDVTIIRREVVAVAVPFGNEITLMPGQEALVTQDKGGSFTLNVNGNLLHLDGKDADAIGKAIVKYPVEKYDIKPGDPINMDAIWDQMRTVYDPEIPVNIVDLGLVYNVSTRELENGNFHVIVDMTLTAPGCGMGPILMKDVETRVAMLPNVDKVDVIMVFDPPWNSELMTEEAKLELGLF, from the coding sequence ATGAAACCAACAGATGTTACTATTATAAGACGAGAGGTTGTAGCTGTTGCAGTTCCTTTCGGTAATGAAATTACATTAATGCCAGGGCAAGAGGCACTAGTTACTCAAGATAAAGGGGGAAGTTTTACTTTAAATGTAAATGGTAATCTTCTTCATTTGGATGGTAAAGACGCTGATGCTATCGGTAAAGCGATAGTTAAGTATCCAGTAGAAAAGTATGATATTAAGCCTGGCGATCCAATAAATATGGATGCTATTTGGGACCAGATGAGAACAGTATATGACCCAGAAATTCCTGTTAATATTGTTGATTTAGGTTTGGTTTACAATGTTTCTACTAGAGAATTAGAAAATGGTAATTTCCATGTTATTGTTGATATGACATTAACGGCCCCTGGATGTGGAATGGGACCTATTCTTATGAAAGATGTAGAAACTAGAGTGGCTATGCTACCAAATGTTGATAAAGTTGATGTTATTATGGTGTTTGATCCGCCTTGGAATTCTGAATTAATGACAGAAGAAGCTAAGCTAGAGCTGGGGTTATTTTAG
- a CDS encoding HesB/IscA family protein: protein MVEVFDPNNNILNITEAAAKHFRKHLEKERGSVGVYIGTKLMGCSGLAYDVEFVKEKPNDVTETSLFDIRFFISNKSRDFLNGLKIDYVKHDFGLYKLEYTNPNESARCGCGESFTV, encoded by the coding sequence ATGGTTGAGGTATTTGACCCTAATAATAATATTTTAAATATTACAGAAGCAGCAGCTAAGCATTTTAGAAAACATCTTGAAAAAGAGAGAGGAAGTGTAGGTGTTTATATAGGCACTAAACTTATGGGATGTTCTGGACTTGCTTATGATGTTGAGTTTGTTAAAGAAAAACCAAATGATGTCACAGAAACAAGTTTATTTGATATAAGGTTTTTTATTTCAAATAAATCTAGAGATTTTTTAAATGGTTTAAAAATAGACTATGTTAAGCATGATTTTGGCTTATATAAATTAGAATACACAAATCCAAATGAGTCTGCTCGTTGTGGTTGTGGTGAAAGTTTTACTGTATAG